Proteins from a single region of Pseudomonas fulva:
- a CDS encoding ATP-binding protein — translation MMRRIDNAWADLPLRGKALVGISLPLVILLISLVLIYITERQTAEAEEDVRRVLQVQGDIQAVQTLLAEGAASVRGYLLTRSDDFLPAYQQTEPRIEAALARLDANIRDAEVRQRLERIRPLISNQLHGLDVLRNVDLRQDQEQIAAVLDESKRMLDTLRNQIDAMRVREDALLADRTANAADNRQRMLLATLLAAGCGLFGAIVAVLLLSSGIVSRVQRVQRSARHLALGNPLEPRHHERDEIGRLGASLEEASQLLAQRERALRDNEERLRLIIEGVRDYGIFALDPQGHVTTWNAGAERIKGYSETEIIGRHFSLFYPPEQRPHHPLYALQVAAEKGRYEEEAWRQRRDGSRFWASVVITAQHDASGTLRGFSKVTRDITDRRAADIALRAAREEAENASQAKSEFLSRMSHELRTPLNSILGFAQLLDLESPRPQVTHILRAGQHLLTLINEVLDIARIEAGRLPMSPEAIDLHGVVHEAMTLISPLADEAGIRLCPLPPSTAAVGVMADRQRLIQVLLNLLSNAVKYNRPGGEVHLDIEVQGERLALAVNDSGAGIAPADLQRLFRPFERLGADQHSEGTGLGLALSRNLLQAMDGTLEVISVVGSGSRFVLTLPTAQVEPQASHDDPWRPAPLPAPLNTLESGSLKRVLCIEDNLSSQALIETLLQRRPGVQLLSSMQGQLGLDLARQHLPRVILLDINLPDMTGIDVLKRLRADPLTAAIAVLMITADASTAARRAMQQAGATAILTKPIHVPTFLAFLDQHLPEPP, via the coding sequence ATGATGCGGCGTATCGACAACGCCTGGGCGGACCTGCCGCTGCGCGGCAAGGCCTTGGTCGGCATCTCGCTGCCGCTGGTGATCCTGCTGATCTCCCTGGTGCTGATCTACATCACCGAGCGGCAGACCGCCGAAGCCGAAGAGGACGTGCGCCGGGTGCTGCAGGTCCAGGGCGATATCCAGGCCGTGCAGACCCTGCTGGCCGAGGGCGCGGCCAGCGTGCGCGGCTACCTGCTGACGCGCAGCGACGACTTTCTGCCCGCTTACCAGCAGACCGAGCCGCGCATCGAGGCGGCCCTGGCGCGCCTGGACGCCAATATCCGTGATGCCGAGGTGCGCCAGCGCCTGGAACGCATCCGCCCGCTGATCAGCAACCAGCTCCACGGCCTGGATGTGCTGCGCAACGTCGACCTGCGCCAGGATCAGGAGCAGATCGCCGCCGTGCTCGACGAAAGCAAGCGCATGCTCGATACCCTGCGCAACCAGATCGACGCCATGCGCGTGCGCGAAGACGCCCTGCTCGCCGACCGCACCGCCAATGCCGCGGACAACCGCCAGCGCATGCTGCTGGCCACCCTGCTGGCCGCCGGCTGCGGCCTGTTCGGCGCGATCGTCGCGGTGCTGCTGCTCTCCAGCGGTATCGTCAGCCGCGTGCAGCGGGTGCAGCGCAGCGCCCGCCACCTGGCGCTCGGCAACCCGCTGGAGCCGCGGCACCACGAGCGCGACGAGATCGGCCGCCTGGGCGCCAGCCTGGAGGAGGCCAGCCAGCTGCTGGCCCAGCGCGAACGTGCCCTGCGCGACAACGAGGAGCGCCTGCGCCTGATCATCGAGGGCGTGCGCGACTACGGCATCTTCGCCCTCGACCCGCAAGGCCACGTCACCACCTGGAACGCCGGGGCCGAGCGGATCAAGGGCTACAGCGAAACCGAGATCATCGGCCGCCACTTCTCGCTGTTCTACCCACCCGAGCAGCGCCCGCACCACCCGCTGTATGCGCTGCAGGTCGCCGCCGAAAAGGGCCGCTACGAGGAAGAAGCCTGGCGCCAGCGCCGCGACGGCTCGCGTTTCTGGGCCAGCGTGGTGATCACCGCCCAGCACGATGCCAGCGGCACGCTGCGCGGCTTTTCCAAGGTCACCCGCGACATCACCGACCGCCGCGCTGCCGATATCGCCCTGCGCGCCGCCCGCGAGGAAGCCGAGAACGCCAGCCAGGCCAAGAGCGAGTTCCTGTCGCGCATGAGCCACGAGCTGCGCACCCCGCTCAACTCGATCCTCGGCTTCGCCCAGCTGCTCGACCTGGAATCGCCCAGGCCCCAGGTCACCCATATCCTACGCGCCGGCCAGCACCTGCTCACGCTGATCAACGAAGTGCTCGACATCGCCCGTATCGAGGCCGGCCGGCTGCCCATGAGCCCGGAAGCCATCGACCTGCACGGCGTGGTGCACGAGGCCATGACGCTGATCTCGCCGCTGGCCGACGAGGCCGGCATCCGCCTGTGCCCCCTGCCGCCGAGCACCGCGGCGGTTGGCGTGATGGCCGACCGGCAGCGGCTGATCCAGGTGCTGCTCAACCTGCTGTCCAACGCGGTGAAGTACAACCGCCCCGGCGGCGAGGTGCACCTGGACATCGAGGTGCAGGGCGAGCGCCTGGCCCTGGCGGTCAATGACAGCGGCGCGGGCATCGCCCCGGCGGACCTGCAGCGGTTGTTCCGCCCCTTCGAGCGCCTCGGCGCCGACCAGCACAGCGAAGGTACCGGCCTCGGTCTGGCCCTGAGCCGCAACCTGCTGCAGGCCATGGACGGCACACTGGAGGTGATCAGCGTGGTCGGCAGCGGCAGCCGTTTCGTGCTGACGCTGCCGACGGCGCAGGTCGAGCCCCAGGCCAGCCACGACGACCCCTGGCGCCCTGCGCCCTTGCCGGCACCGCTGAACACGCTGGAAAGCGGCAGCCTGAAACGCGTGCTGTGCATCGAGGACAACCTGTCCAGCCAGGCATTGATCGAAACCCTGTTGCAGCGCCGGCCGGGCGTGCAGTTGCTGTCGAGCATGCAGGGCCAGCTCGGCCTCGACCTGGCGCGCCAGCACCTGCCACGGGTGATCCTGCTGGACATCAACCTGCCGGATATGACCGGCATCGACGTGCTCAAGCGCCTGCGCGCCGACCCGCTGACCGCCGCCATCGCCGTGCTGATGATCACCGCCGACGCCAGCACCGCGGCCAGGCGCGCCATGCAGCAGGCCGGCGCCACGGCGATCCTCACCAAGCCCATTCACGTGCCGACCTTTCTGGCCTTTCTCGACCAGCACCTGCCGGAGCCCCCATGA
- a CDS encoding RNA pyrophosphohydrolase, with translation MIDPDGFRPNVGIILTNDVGQVLWARRINQDAWQFPQGGINDRESPEEALYRELNEEVGLEEQDVKILACTRGWLRYRLPQRLVRTHSQPLCIGQKQKWFLLRLTSDEQRVRMDLTGKPEFDGWRWVSYWYPLGQVVTFKREVYRRALKELAPRLLARD, from the coding sequence GTGATCGATCCTGATGGTTTTCGCCCCAACGTCGGCATCATTCTCACCAATGATGTCGGCCAGGTGCTTTGGGCGCGTCGAATTAACCAGGATGCCTGGCAGTTCCCGCAAGGCGGTATCAATGACCGCGAGTCGCCGGAAGAAGCGTTGTACCGCGAACTGAACGAAGAAGTGGGCCTGGAAGAGCAGGACGTGAAAATTCTCGCCTGCACCCGGGGCTGGTTGAGGTATCGTCTGCCGCAGCGCCTGGTGCGCACGCACAGCCAGCCGCTGTGCATCGGCCAGAAACAGAAGTGGTTCCTGCTGCGCCTGACCTCCGACGAGCAACGGGTGCGTATGGACCTGACCGGCAAGCCGGAGTTCGACGGCTGGCGCTGGGTCAGTTACTGGTACCCGTTGGGGCAGGTGGTTACATTCAAGCGCGAAGTCTACCGTCGCGCACTCAAGGAACTCGCACCGCGCCTGTTGGCACGGGATTAG
- a CDS encoding HAD family hydrolase — MRLALFDLDNTLLGGDSDHAWGDWLCERGILDGATYKARNDAFYQDYLAGRLNITDYLNFTLAIFGRTEMAQLDAWHREFMAECIEPIILPKALALLDRHRAAGDKLVIITATNRFVTAPIAARLGVDTLLATECEMVDGRYTGRTTDVPCFKEGKVTRLNRWMQENGFDLDGSTFYSDSMNDLPLLEQVSYPVAVDPDPKLMAEAEDRNWPIMSLR, encoded by the coding sequence GTGCGTTTGGCTTTATTCGATCTCGACAATACCCTGCTTGGCGGCGACAGCGACCATGCCTGGGGCGACTGGCTGTGCGAGCGGGGGATTCTCGATGGCGCCACCTACAAGGCGCGCAACGATGCCTTCTATCAGGACTACCTGGCCGGGCGCCTGAACATCACCGACTACCTGAACTTCACCCTGGCCATCTTCGGTCGCACCGAGATGGCCCAACTCGATGCCTGGCACCGCGAGTTCATGGCCGAATGCATCGAGCCGATCATCCTGCCCAAGGCCCTGGCGCTGCTCGACAGGCACCGCGCCGCTGGCGACAAGCTGGTGATCATCACCGCCACCAACCGCTTCGTCACCGCCCCCATCGCCGCACGCCTGGGCGTCGACACCCTGCTGGCCACCGAATGCGAGATGGTCGACGGCCGCTACACCGGGCGCACCACCGACGTGCCGTGCTTCAAGGAAGGCAAGGTCACCCGCCTCAACCGCTGGATGCAGGAGAACGGCTTCGACCTGGACGGCTCGACCTTCTACAGCGACTCGATGAACGACCTGCCGCTGCTCGAGCAGGTCAGCTATCCGGTGGCCGTCGACCCGGATCCCAAGCTGATGGCCGAGGCGGAGGATCGCAACTGGCCGATCATGTCGCTGCGCTGA
- a CDS encoding sensor histidine kinase has protein sequence MESPMHNDDSSALALRSQYRQWESRAARLSLLVDTGRQLGALPPREMGLRVLQRACAFCALDSGMVVCELAGEHQVLASHGALSSEQQVALLALSDSATPQAQCLPIDQGGLQLVIRLPLATAQGHSFGSVLLASAVRINPPDDEDLESLQLLATLFAAHLETQRLHGDLLARERTMSELVHRLLNAQEDERRRVAYDLHDGLAQTLAGLHQRLQGFASQCSVLPDAQQRELGTILDLAQRCVREGRQAINGLRPQLLDDFGLLHALDKEADRLRDAGHRVQWLQRSDARLPAHVEITLFRIAQEGINNILKHAGPCSVRIGLSSSEAGAILHIEDDGQGFEAPSHRPITGNSGLGLAAMGERASLLGGRLQCQSAPGRGTRLLAQVPHAEEIAP, from the coding sequence CTGGAGAGCCCCATGCACAATGACGACAGCAGTGCCCTGGCCTTGCGCAGCCAGTATCGACAGTGGGAAAGCCGGGCGGCGCGCCTGAGCCTGCTGGTCGATACCGGCCGCCAACTGGGCGCGCTGCCACCCAGGGAGATGGGCCTGCGCGTGCTGCAACGCGCCTGCGCGTTCTGCGCCCTGGACAGCGGCATGGTGGTCTGCGAACTGGCCGGCGAGCACCAGGTGCTGGCCAGCCACGGCGCCCTTTCCAGCGAGCAGCAGGTGGCGCTGCTGGCGCTGAGCGACAGCGCCACGCCCCAGGCCCAGTGCCTGCCCATCGACCAGGGCGGGCTGCAGCTGGTCATTCGCCTGCCCCTGGCCACGGCCCAGGGCCACAGCTTTGGCAGCGTGCTGCTGGCCAGCGCGGTGCGGATCAACCCGCCGGACGACGAAGACCTCGAGTCCCTGCAACTGCTCGCCACTCTGTTCGCCGCGCACCTGGAAACCCAGCGCCTGCATGGCGATCTGCTCGCCCGCGAGCGCACCATGTCGGAACTGGTGCACCGCCTGCTCAATGCCCAGGAAGACGAGCGCCGGCGCGTGGCCTACGACCTGCATGACGGCCTCGCCCAGACCCTGGCCGGGTTGCACCAGCGCCTGCAGGGTTTCGCCAGCCAGTGCAGCGTGCTGCCCGATGCCCAGCAGCGGGAGCTGGGCACCATTCTCGACCTGGCCCAGCGCTGCGTGCGCGAGGGCCGCCAGGCCATCAACGGCCTGCGCCCCCAGCTGCTCGATGACTTCGGCCTGCTCCACGCCCTCGACAAGGAAGCCGACCGCCTGCGTGACGCGGGCCACCGGGTGCAGTGGCTGCAACGCAGCGATGCACGGCTGCCGGCCCACGTGGAAATCACCCTGTTTCGCATCGCCCAGGAAGGCATCAACAATATCCTCAAGCATGCCGGCCCCTGCAGCGTGCGCATCGGCCTGAGCAGCAGCGAAGCGGGCGCGATACTGCACATCGAGGATGACGGCCAGGGTTTCGAGGCACCGAGCCACAGGCCGATCACCGGCAACAGCGGCCTGGGCCTGGCCGCCATGGGCGAACGCGCCAGCCTGCTGGGCGGCCGCCTGCAGTGCCAGAGCGCGCCAGGGCGCGGCACCCGGTTGCTGGCCCAGGTGCCCCACGCCGAGGAGATCGCCCCATGA
- a CDS encoding SgcJ/EcaC family oxidoreductase, with the protein MKMHAIAAALLFCASTPLLAAPEQKPYRYDSLATAPAEAADREVAGLFDQWNQALQSGDVAKVVSLYSADAVLQPTVSNRVRANSAEIRDYFEHFLALKPVGEINYREIRRLSPTTALDSGVYTFHLTDAAGEKSDVQARYTFVYTLVDGQWKILNHHSSAMPEVVPTSVASKAKHL; encoded by the coding sequence ATGAAAATGCACGCCATCGCCGCCGCCCTGCTGTTCTGCGCCAGTACCCCGCTGCTGGCCGCTCCCGAGCAAAAACCCTATCGCTACGACAGCCTGGCGACGGCGCCGGCCGAAGCGGCCGATCGTGAAGTGGCCGGGTTGTTCGATCAGTGGAACCAGGCGCTGCAGAGCGGTGACGTGGCCAAGGTGGTGAGCCTGTACAGCGCCGATGCCGTGCTGCAGCCGACGGTGTCCAACCGGGTGCGCGCCAACTCGGCGGAAATCCGCGACTACTTCGAGCACTTCCTGGCGCTCAAGCCGGTCGGCGAGATCAACTACCGGGAAATCCGTCGCCTGAGCCCGACCACCGCCCTGGACAGCGGCGTCTATACCTTCCACCTGACCGATGCCGCCGGCGAGAAGTCCGACGTGCAGGCGCGCTACACCTTCGTCTACACCCTGGTGGACGGACAGTGGAAGATCCTCAACCACCACTCTTCGGCCATGCCCGAGGTGGTGCCGACCTCGGTGGCCAGCAAGGCCAAGCACCTGTAA
- a CDS encoding response regulator, which produces MTTPLRLVLADDHEVTRAGFVAMLGGCDEFAVVGQAADGDSALQLCERLQPDIAILDIRMPGLNGLGAARLLQQRMPQLKVVMFTMYDSPEHLEAAIGAGAVGYLLKDATRDEVIAALRRVAAGEEALNSAVSARLLRRIADRSNAGTPPTDTLTNRERQVLGLVAGGFSNREIGEKLGISAGTVKTHVERVIAKLGVADRTQAAVRGIALGLVAQPAADWPGAAP; this is translated from the coding sequence ATGACGACGCCCCTGCGCCTGGTACTGGCCGATGACCACGAGGTGACCCGCGCCGGCTTCGTGGCCATGCTCGGCGGCTGCGACGAATTCGCGGTGGTCGGCCAGGCCGCCGACGGCGACAGCGCGCTGCAGCTGTGCGAGCGCCTGCAGCCGGATATCGCCATCCTCGACATTCGCATGCCCGGCCTCAACGGCCTGGGCGCCGCGCGCCTGCTGCAACAGCGCATGCCGCAGCTGAAGGTGGTGATGTTCACCATGTACGACAGCCCCGAACACCTGGAGGCTGCCATCGGCGCGGGCGCCGTGGGCTACCTGCTCAAGGATGCCACCCGTGACGAGGTGATCGCCGCGCTGCGCCGGGTTGCCGCCGGGGAGGAGGCGCTGAACAGCGCCGTCAGCGCACGCCTGCTCAGGCGCATCGCCGACCGCAGCAACGCCGGCACGCCGCCCACCGACACCCTCACCAACCGCGAGCGGCAGGTACTGGGCCTGGTGGCGGGCGGCTTCAGCAATCGCGAGATCGGCGAGAAGCTGGGCATCAGCGCCGGCACCGTGAAGACCCATGTGGAGCGAGTGATCGCCAAGCTCGGCGTGGCCGACCGCACCCAGGCGGCGGTGCGCGGCATCGCCCTGGGCCTGGTCGCCCAGCCGGCGGCCGACTGGCCGGGCGCCGCGCCATGA
- the ilvA gene encoding threonine ammonia-lyase, biosynthetic gives MLEQYVKKTLTSRVYDVAVETPLQPARQLSERLGNQILLKREDLQPVYSFKIRGAYNKLAQLSPEELARGVVTASAGNHAQGLALAAKHMGVKATIVMPRTTPELKVQGVRSRGGKVVLHGDAFPEALAHSLKLVEEKGYTYIHPYDDPLVIAGQGTVAMEILRQHQGRLDAVFVPVGGGGLIAGIAAYIKYLRPEVKVIGVEPDDSNCLQQALAAGERVVLPQVGLFADGVAVAQIGQHTFAICKDHVDEVITVSTDEICAAIKDIYDDTRSITEPAGALAVAGIKRYVEREGISGQVLVGIDSGANVNFDRLRHVAERAELGEKREAIIAVTIPERPGSFKAFCEAIGKRQITEFNYRYHQDGEAHIFVGVQTHPENDPRAALVENLRGQGFPVLDLTDNELAKLHIRHTVGGHAAAVPDECVFRFEFPERPGALFNFLNKLGGRWNITLFHYRNHGAADGRVLAALQVPEDERHLLAPALDEIGYPYWDESDNPAYKLFLG, from the coding sequence ATGCTCGAACAGTACGTCAAGAAGACCCTGACCTCCCGTGTCTATGACGTTGCCGTGGAAACCCCGCTGCAACCCGCTCGCCAGCTTTCCGAACGCCTGGGCAATCAGATTCTGCTCAAGCGCGAGGATCTGCAGCCGGTGTACTCGTTCAAGATTCGTGGCGCCTACAACAAGCTGGCGCAGCTCTCGCCCGAAGAACTGGCCCGCGGCGTGGTGACCGCCTCGGCCGGCAACCACGCCCAGGGCCTGGCCCTGGCCGCCAAGCACATGGGCGTGAAGGCGACCATCGTCATGCCGCGCACCACCCCCGAGCTCAAGGTGCAGGGTGTGCGTTCGCGGGGCGGCAAGGTGGTGCTGCATGGCGATGCCTTCCCCGAGGCCCTGGCCCACTCGCTGAAGCTGGTCGAGGAAAAGGGCTACACCTATATCCATCCCTACGACGACCCCCTGGTGATCGCCGGCCAGGGCACCGTGGCGATGGAAATCCTCCGTCAGCACCAGGGGCGCCTCGATGCGGTATTCGTGCCGGTCGGCGGCGGCGGCCTGATCGCCGGTATCGCCGCCTACATCAAGTACCTGCGTCCCGAGGTGAAGGTCATTGGCGTGGAGCCGGACGACTCCAATTGCCTGCAGCAGGCCCTGGCCGCAGGGGAGCGCGTGGTGCTGCCCCAGGTCGGGCTGTTCGCCGATGGCGTGGCGGTGGCGCAGATCGGCCAGCACACCTTCGCGATCTGCAAGGATCATGTCGACGAGGTGATCACCGTCAGCACCGACGAGATCTGCGCGGCGATCAAGGACATCTACGACGATACCCGCTCGATCACCGAACCGGCCGGCGCATTGGCCGTGGCCGGAATCAAGCGTTACGTCGAACGGGAAGGGATCAGTGGCCAGGTGCTGGTCGGCATCGACTCCGGCGCCAACGTCAACTTCGACCGCCTGCGCCACGTGGCCGAGCGTGCCGAGCTGGGGGAAAAGCGCGAGGCGATCATCGCCGTCACCATCCCGGAGCGCCCGGGCAGCTTCAAGGCGTTCTGCGAGGCCATCGGCAAGCGGCAGATCACCGAATTCAACTACCGCTACCACCAGGATGGCGAGGCGCACATCTTCGTCGGCGTGCAGACCCACCCGGAGAACGACCCTCGGGCGGCCCTGGTGGAAAACCTGCGTGGCCAGGGCTTCCCGGTACTCGACCTGACCGACAACGAACTGGCCAAGCTGCATATCCGCCACACCGTGGGCGGCCATGCCGCGGCGGTGCCGGACGAGTGCGTGTTCCGCTTCGAGTTTCCCGAGCGGCCGGGCGCGCTGTTCAACTTCCTCAACAAGCTGGGCGGGCGCTGGAACATCACCCTGTTCCATTACCGCAACCATGGCGCCGCCGATGGCCGGGTGCTGGCGGCCCTGCAGGTGCCGGAAGACGAGCGCCACCTGCTGGCACCGGCGCTGGACGAGATCGGCTATCCGTACTGGGACGAGAGCGACAACCCGGCCTACAAGCTGTTTCTTGGCTAG
- a CDS encoding DUF2269 family protein — protein MEHYLLIRVLHALPGILLLAGVLAHALMLWKAWRGGDRAVLQRKLRRTRTISLPVFAVLALSLPVTGWWMVNLAGWPLSQLWLLLGSGLFAVLMIVGLLLLGRLGAWQAQAEGPVPAKSLRLVLVYTALIMVLLVAIMAVMGAKPI, from the coding sequence ATGGAGCATTATCTGCTGATCAGAGTCCTCCATGCGCTGCCCGGCATCCTGTTGCTGGCGGGCGTGCTGGCCCATGCCTTGATGCTCTGGAAAGCCTGGCGCGGCGGCGACCGGGCGGTGCTGCAACGCAAGCTGCGGCGCACCCGCACCATCAGCCTGCCGGTGTTCGCCGTGCTGGCGCTGAGCCTGCCGGTAACCGGCTGGTGGATGGTCAACCTGGCCGGCTGGCCGTTGAGCCAGCTATGGCTGCTGCTGGGCAGCGGCCTCTTCGCAGTGCTGATGATCGTCGGCCTGTTGCTGCTCGGCCGCCTGGGCGCCTGGCAGGCCCAGGCCGAGGGCCCGGTGCCCGCCAAGTCGCTGCGCCTGGTGCTGGTCTATACCGCGCTGATCATGGTGCTGCTGGTGGCGATCATGGCGGTGATGGGCGCCAAGCCCATTTAA
- the ptsP gene encoding phosphoenolpyruvate--protein phosphotransferase gives MLNTLRKIVQEVNAAKDLKAALGIIVQRVKETMGTQVCSVYLLDPETNRFVLMATDGLNKRSIGKVSMAPNEGLVGLVGTREEPLNLENASEHPRYRYFAETGEERYASFLGSPIIHHRRVMGVLVVQQKERRQFDEGEEAFLVTMSAQLAGVIAHAEATGSIRGLGKQGKGIQEAKFVGVPGSPGAAVGTAVVVLPPADLEVVPDKSIDDIDAELKLFQNALEGVRADMRNLSERMATQLRPEERALFDVYQMMLEDAALGNEVVNVIKTGQWAQGALRHVVSEHINRFELMDDAYLRERASDVRDLGRRLLAYLQQARQQTLVYPDNCILVAEELSPAMLGEVPEGKLVGLVSVQGSGNSHVAIFARAMGIPTVMGAVELPYSKIDGIQLIVDGYHGEVFTNPSEILRKQYADVVEEDRQLTKGLDALRALPCETLDGHQMPLWVNTGLLADVVRAQERGAEGVGLYRTEVPFMIKDRFPSEKEQLAIYREQLTAFHPLPVTMRTLDVGGDKGLSYFPIKEENPFLGWRGIRVTLDHPEIFLVQVRAMLKASEGLNNLRILLPMISGIQELEESLHLIHRAWGEVRDEGTDVPLPPIGVMIEIPAAVYQTRDLARQVDFLSVGSNDLTQYLLAVDRNNPRVADLYDFLHPAVLQALTKVVEDAHAEGKPVSICGEMAGDPSAAVLLMAMGFDSLSMNATNLPKVKWLLRQISLSKAKDLLGQAMRIDNPQVIHSTLQLALRNLGLGRMLNPASGIQA, from the coding sequence ATGCTCAACACGCTGCGCAAGATCGTCCAGGAAGTGAATGCCGCCAAGGATCTCAAGGCGGCGCTGGGCATCATCGTGCAGCGCGTCAAGGAGACCATGGGCACCCAGGTGTGCTCGGTCTACCTGCTCGACCCGGAGACCAACCGCTTCGTGCTGATGGCCACCGACGGCCTCAACAAGCGCTCGATCGGCAAGGTCAGCATGGCGCCGAACGAGGGCCTGGTCGGCCTGGTCGGCACCCGCGAAGAGCCGCTGAACCTTGAAAACGCCTCCGAACATCCCCGTTACCGCTACTTCGCCGAGACCGGCGAAGAACGCTACGCCTCCTTCCTCGGTTCACCGATCATCCACCACCGGCGGGTGATGGGCGTGCTCGTGGTGCAGCAGAAGGAGCGCCGCCAGTTCGACGAAGGCGAAGAAGCCTTCCTGGTCACCATGAGCGCCCAGCTCGCCGGGGTGATCGCCCACGCCGAGGCTACCGGTTCGATCCGTGGCCTGGGCAAGCAGGGCAAGGGCATTCAGGAGGCCAAGTTCGTCGGCGTGCCGGGCTCGCCCGGTGCGGCGGTCGGTACCGCTGTGGTGGTGCTGCCGCCGGCCGACCTGGAAGTGGTGCCGGACAAGAGCATCGACGACATCGATGCCGAGCTGAAACTGTTCCAGAACGCCCTGGAGGGCGTGCGTGCCGACATGCGCAACCTCTCCGAGCGCATGGCCACCCAGCTGCGCCCGGAAGAGCGCGCGCTGTTCGACGTCTACCAGATGATGCTCGAAGACGCGGCCCTCGGTAACGAGGTGGTCAACGTCATCAAGACCGGCCAGTGGGCCCAGGGCGCCCTACGCCACGTGGTCAGCGAGCACATCAACCGTTTCGAACTGATGGACGACGCCTACCTGCGCGAGCGCGCCTCGGACGTCCGCGACCTGGGCCGTCGCCTGCTCGCCTACCTGCAGCAGGCCCGCCAGCAGACCCTGGTGTACCCGGACAACTGCATCCTGGTCGCCGAGGAACTGTCGCCGGCCATGCTCGGTGAAGTGCCGGAAGGCAAGCTGGTCGGCCTGGTGTCGGTGCAGGGCTCGGGCAACTCCCACGTGGCGATCTTCGCCCGGGCCATGGGGATTCCCACGGTCATGGGCGCGGTTGAGCTGCCGTACTCGAAGATCGACGGCATCCAGCTGATCGTCGACGGCTACCACGGCGAGGTGTTCACCAACCCCAGCGAGATCCTGCGCAAGCAGTACGCCGATGTGGTCGAGGAGGATCGCCAGCTCACCAAGGGCCTCGACGCCCTGCGCGCGCTGCCTTGCGAGACGCTCGACGGCCATCAGATGCCGCTGTGGGTCAACACCGGCCTGCTCGCCGATGTGGTGCGCGCCCAGGAGCGCGGTGCCGAGGGCGTTGGCCTGTACCGCACCGAAGTGCCGTTCATGATCAAGGATCGCTTTCCCAGCGAGAAGGAACAGCTGGCCATCTACCGCGAACAGCTGACCGCCTTCCATCCGCTGCCGGTGACCATGCGTACCCTGGACGTCGGCGGCGACAAGGGGCTGAGCTACTTCCCGATCAAGGAAGAGAACCCCTTCCTGGGCTGGCGCGGCATCCGCGTGACCCTCGACCACCCGGAAATCTTCCTGGTGCAGGTGCGCGCCATGCTCAAGGCCAGCGAGGGCCTGAACAACCTGCGCATCCTGCTGCCGATGATTTCCGGCATCCAGGAGCTGGAGGAATCCCTGCACCTGATTCACCGCGCCTGGGGCGAGGTGCGCGACGAAGGCACCGACGTGCCGCTGCCGCCGATCGGGGTGATGATCGAGATTCCTGCCGCGGTCTACCAGACCCGCGACCTGGCTCGCCAGGTGGACTTCCTGTCGGTCGGCTCCAATGACCTGACCCAGTACCTGCTGGCGGTGGACCGCAACAACCCGCGGGTCGCCGACCTCTACGATTTCCTCCACCCGGCCGTGCTGCAGGCGCTGACCAAGGTGGTCGAGGACGCCCATGCCGAAGGCAAACCGGTGAGCATCTGCGGCGAGATGGCCGGCGATCCGAGCGCCGCCGTGCTGCTGATGGCCATG
- a CDS encoding response regulator — protein sequence MSDDYRILIIDDQRPNLDLMEQLLAREGLHNVLSSTQPTRALELYNSFEPDLVILDLHMPDFDGFALMEQLNRRIPQNDYVPLLVLTADVTRATRLRALALGARDFISKPLDALETMLRIWNLLETRALYKALRARLSEPQLEALLQPLVAQRQGRR from the coding sequence ATGAGCGACGACTACCGCATCCTGATCATCGACGACCAGCGTCCCAACCTGGACTTGATGGAGCAGCTGCTGGCCCGCGAAGGCCTGCACAACGTGCTCAGCAGCACCCAGCCGACCCGGGCGCTGGAGCTGTACAACAGCTTCGAGCCGGACCTGGTGATTCTCGACCTGCACATGCCGGACTTCGACGGCTTCGCGCTGATGGAGCAGCTCAATCGGCGCATCCCGCAGAACGACTACGTGCCGCTGCTGGTGCTGACCGCCGACGTGACCCGCGCCACGCGCCTGCGCGCCCTGGCCTTGGGTGCACGGGATTTCATCAGCAAGCCGCTGGATGCCCTGGAAACCATGCTGCGGATCTGGAACCTGCTGGAAACCCGTGCGCTGTACAAGGCGCTGCGGGCGCGGCTGAGCGAGCCGCAACTCGAAGCGCTGCTGCAACCGTTGGTGGCGCAGCGCCAGGGCCGGCGTTAG